The genomic DNA CCATTCTAATCAAGGGGCTTGAACACTCATAGTTTTTTTGATATCCCTAGGGGGTTCTGGAACCGATCTGATGGAGATAATAAGAGACAACTCTACTCTTCTTCCTCTCAGCTTGACTTAACTGGTTTTCATCTCACAATACCAGCTGCTCCTCAAGTCTAGGGGTCAGAGTAGTTTAATTCACTTGTTTATTGAGCACCAAATGTGTTCCAGGCACTATGTTTGGTGGTTGTTATTATACTAAAATATAATTCCTGTCCTACAAGTTCAGAATCTGGCATGAGACACAAATGAGAAAGTAGAGTTCCAATTAGGTATTGAGACTTAGTTTAGCAGAACCAGCCATGGATCAGGTTAGAGAGTGGGCAGGAGGTGGGGTTAAGCTTCTCAGAAAAGAAGCTGATGTGTGTCAGAGTAAACTGAGTTCTAGAACATGAACAGGAATTAGTCAAGTCTTTATTCAAGGACATAAAGTGGACACAGATAGAAAAATGTGAAGAGTGGTTCAGAATTCTGAATAGTGTTTTAGGTATGTGTGTTATTTATTAGAAGATAAGGTCCAAGGCTGGGAGAAGCAGTAAAAGCTAGGGATGATGCAGGAAAGTTTCTCTTATCCCACCCTTGGGGCTACTATTGTTTCCCAACCCAAAGGCCAAGGGAGGGATTCTCAATATTAGTGTAAATCCTCAGGGAGAAAACACAATGCTTCTGTTATTGGGATATAAATATTTCCCATGAGTGCTGTGCAGGAGAAAGACGGATGTTGGCTATGGTCCTCCACAGCTGGTCAAACTCCATTCTTTCTCTCATTACTGTACTGTATTGCCCAGTAGTTTCACAGATGCTGGTTTGGGATGAGTGACAGATGAAAGCAGAAGCATTCCCACTCAACCTTTGTTAAGGGTCAGCCTCCTTTTCATCAAGCATGAAGTCTGAGAAACTTCTGTTGAATTGCAAATCTCTCCTGTGTCTTTAaggaattattttctctctttcttatggCTTTATTTCCTCACCAATTGGATCTCTTTTCTTTAGCAGGCACTGCTGCTAGTTGGGCTCCTAATGTTTGGTTCAGTCAATCCTCATTTTGGGGCATCACCACTGGAAACTCAAgttttttcaattggaggataattgctttatagtgttaTGGTGGTCTCTGCTGTATGTGAATTAGTCgtaattatatatagtatatgtaatatattatacatatattacatatatcccctccctctgtcacccattccacccttctaggttgtcagagTTCCATGCTGGGCTCCATGTGTTATACAACAGCTTCCCGccaattatctattttacacgaTCATGTATAGGTGTCATTGCTACTTTCTGCATTTGTCCTAACCTCTCCttcctgctggagaaggaaacggcaatccactccagtactcctgcctggaaaatcccataccaggttcctctggtaggttgcagtccatggggtggcaaacagtcagccacaactgagcaatttcacttttctttcactttctccttcccGCGCTGAAACTCAAGTTTTGCATGAAGGATCCTACTTGTCAATAGATGGACTGGTTAGAAATCAACCACTTCTTCAGTCTTCTCCTTCCCTGCACTCAGGCTCATGCCAGGAGCCAGGGAGGACAGGGTCTCAAACAGAAAAACTGATAGTTTGTACATAAAACTCACCAGCAAAAAAGGTGAATATCTGGATTTAAATGGAACATTTTTCAACCATGAGAGACAAAAGGAGCTATAGGTAAGTGCATGAAGTATTTTCATAGACAGATGAGTGGTTTAAACCCTCCATATCCACCCCTTGCCTTCAAGCCTCATGCTCTTTTTTTAGTGACATACCTTGGAGCACTATGAGATCATTGTATTTTCACTTGAAGTGTACCTGTTCAAACCTAAGGCAGTGATCAGATTGTGGAAGAAACTCTTTAtacagggaggagagggtggaccCTAACGGTTGACCTGGCCACGGCCACAAGAAGGGACAATGTGATGCGGCCTCCTTAGGATCAGAAAGTCCCTTTATTTACGAGGCAGAAGAAAAGCTTGGAAGAATTATACCCAAGAAGAACGCACAAAAGAAGCAGCAGATTATCCACCTGCAGCCTCTTTTCCCAAGTGCTTTGCCCATCCTCAGGAACTCCAAGTGTGCCAGGCTATTGTCAGCCTCACAGTAGAAGTCATGGGAAGGACTCCAGGATGGAGCAGGAcatttcagtcataaaaagggaaagaaaattcttGCAGGGTGATCCTCACCTTCATGGAGATATCAAGACTTTTAGGGGCAGGTAGGAAGAATCCTTCTATATTTTGGTTTGGGGCTCATCTTCTTCTCACTTAAGGGATAATCAGTTTCAGTATTTCAGACAGCCACAAAGAATCCTCTATGAGGGGACCAGTCCTATTGCATTTCACTCCATTACTTATTTTCTGTGCTTCGACTTCCATGTACTATGCTCACATTTTCCATTAAAAACCTCCTGTCTCTCCTATCAAATCTATacttattttcagtatttatttgagGTATCACCTTTTTCCAGAATAGTTGCTGTCTAAGTTTCAGCTTGGATTCCTTCCCATGTGCCCCCTCAAGTCCCCTGGGCTTGCCTGTGACACTTCACGTGTGACACATTTTACCTTTTCTGTCATTCTCATCAGGCAGTGAGCTGCATGAGGGTAGTGACAATGCCTTACCTTCAGATCAACGAACCTAGCACCTGAGACATAATCAACCTAGAACAAAAGCTGAATGGTTTTGCTGCTAATAAGGTAATCTCTATAGAGGCTACAGGGAGATGAGATGTCAAATGAAGTCTCTAGGGGAATTGCTTTATCCTAAACAAAACGTACAAAAGTTTTCCTACTTGGGTGGGAGCCGCAGGTGAGAGATTGTAAGCAgagaggtggcactagtggtaaagaacctgcctgcaaatgcaggagatgtaagacatatgagtttgatccctgggtcggaaagataccctggagaaggaaatggcaatctactccagctcgtggacagaggaacctggcgggctttagtccatggggtcacaaagactcatactcgactgaagcaacttaacacacaaaCTTTATTGCAAATGAAGACTGCTGGGTGTGCTAGAGGACTGTAGGGCTGACAGAGAACCAAGGACTTAAGGTCATTTCTCATGCTTTGCATGGCTAATGGTGATCAGTTTTCTCCTAGTAACTGAGGCTTTAAAAACAAGTTTCAGAGTATCATTGATTTGTTCTTATAATTGGTGTTAGTTTTCAGAATTGGAATTACGATAATCAGTTGGTAAGGACTTAATTTCTGAATTTATTAGAAATTCAGGAATTCCTAATTTTGTCTCTGGCAAAATTAATAGGGCCAAAGTTTGAAGAGACTTAGCTTGGTATTATGGACTGAAAAAGCTTGAGAAACTCATCTTAACATTCCCCAGAATATTTGGCTTGAAGTTGGCACTAAATTAAAATATGCGAATAACTGACTGATTGAATCAGTGTGGTTTATCCCTATTCTCCCTTTTAAATATAACTTGCTTTAAATAGGCAAGCACTTCGTGACAAACTGAGTTCTGTTAGACCGTTGGGTTGCAGGAGAAAGTCTCCATGAAAAGGCAATATTGTGTAATAAATGTACTAATGGCCTAGATTCCTATGACTCATTCTACAGCTGAGCAGATAAAGACAAACAAGGCTGGATTAATTGACTGTCTTCCAAGGGAAGTGGCAAGACAAACGTAGACTCTGGTGCCCTAACTTAGAGCCCAGAGCTTTCTCTATCACATCGTTTGTCAGCTAAACGCTGGCAACTCTTTGCATTATGAATTCATTTGCTCCTTACAGCATTTTACAATTGAGTTGCACAGAAATGTTAAGTAACTTTTCCAAGGCTACTCTGCTAGTAAGTGTAGATGCTGGGATTCAAAGCCAGGCAGTCTGGCTTAAGTTCTGGTTGAATGGGAATCACATGCTTcacaaaatcatttttcttaatttttgtccAGCTCAATGGATATTGTTATTataataatgagatatcaccattTGGGATCTTAGAATAGTAGATGTGAAGATGGAACCTCCTGTCATCTTCACACCTTAGTTTTAGCTACCCTTTATAGGAAATCTTCTTCAGCTCTAAAAATCAATTAGATGAGGACCTCAGGTCcttcaaatcatttaaaaaaatttttattggagtatagttgacttacaatgctgtgttagtttcagctgtacagcaaactgaatcagttatacgtgtacatatatccactccttttagattcttttcccatttaggccattacagagtattgagtagagttccctgtgctatgtagtaggcccttactagttatctattttatatatagtagtgtgtatatgtcaatcccaatctcccaatttatccctccccctactCCTTCATAACCATAAGGTTTATTGttttacatctgtaactctagttctgttttatagataaattcattcatcatacccttttttttttagaatgcaCATTTAAGTCATAGCATacaacatttctctttctctggtttGCGTCaccagtatgacactctctaggtccacccgcgtcgctgcaaatggcattatttcattcttctttgtgactgagtaatattgcattgcatATATGagtcacatcttctttatccatttgtctgctgatggacatttaggttcttCAAGTATTAACAGGATCTGTGACTAGAGAAAGTGGAGCTTCGTGTGCCATatcatgataaaataaattttcgGATTGTTTGGAGAATCCTCACCAGGACTGTGTTCATGCTATTGCACAGATGGGAAAGATAATGGCTCCTGGTGGAAACCAGAGCAGTGGTATAACCGAGTTCATCCTGGCGGGTTTCCCAAATCTCAATAGCACGAAAGCAGAACTGTTTTCCGTCTTCCTTCTTGTTTATCTGCTGACTCTAACAGGTAATGTGTTGATCGTCGGGGTGATAGGAGCTGATACTCGCCTGCAGACTCCCATGTACTTCTTTCTAGGTAACTTGTCCTGCCTAGAGATTCTGCTCACTTCTGTCATTATTCCCAAGATGCTGAGCAATTTCCTCTCAGGGTAAAACACTATTTCCTTTGCTGCATGTATTACCCAGTTCTATCTCTACTTCTTTCTTGGGGCCTCTGAGTTCCTACTGTTGGCTGTCATGTCAGGGGATCGCTACCTGGCCATCTGTCATCCTCTGCGATACCCCTTGCTCGTGAACGGGGCTGTGTGCTTCCGAGTGGCCTTGGCCTGCTGGGTCGGGGGGCTCCTTGCAGTGCTTGGCCCCACAGTGGCTGTGGCCTTGCTTCCTTTCTGTGAACAGGATGCTGTGGCGCAGCACTTCTTCTGTGACAGTGGCCCTCTGCTCCGCCTGGCATGCACCAACACCAAGGAGCTGGAGGAAACGGACTTTGTCTTAGCGTCTCTTGTCATCATAGCCTCACTGATGATTACTGCCGTGCCCTATGGTCACATAGTCCTGGCTGTCCTGCGCATCCCCTCAGTTTCAGGCCGGCAGAAGGCTTTCTCTACCTGTACCTCCCACTTGATGGTGGTGACCCTCTTCTATGGAAGTGCCATTTTCCTATACGTGCGGCCATCACAGAGTGGTTCTGTGGATACCAACTGGGCAGTGACAGTGGTAACAACCTTTGTGACACTGCTGCTGAACCCATTCATCTATGCCTTACGGAACGAGCGAGTAAGACAAGCTTTGAAGGACGTGTTTAAGAAGGTAATAGCAGGATTTTGGTGGCATCTTTCACTTGCTAAGAGTTTCAACAAGAAAACAGTGAGGTGAAAGTGAGGGGACGTCATCACTTAAGGGATGTCCTATGTCCAAGCCTTCTTTGTTATCTTCTCATTGTCTCCTCATCATGGATATTACCACACGACCAAATTTTGGAACCACTAAAGAACTACAAAGGCATCAAATCCATCCTTCTTCTCTTTCAGGCAAAATTCCTTGATTCTATCTCATATAAATTCACATTATTATTGATTTATCGTACTCAATACCATTATAAGAACCTCCAACCTGTGCAATCTTAACCTATGGGTCCATAGTCACCAGAGAATCTAAGAATGAGCTTCAGAAAGTGTATAAGCACTATTATTATGTAAACGTATATATCTGAGCCTATATGCGCTTGTCTGGGAAGAGGATATATAGCTTTAATTCAATTCCTAAAGAGTTCGTGTAGGATTGTCACCAAAAGTTAAAAACTAATTCTCATTAGAgtctttaaattatttatgaaaatcAAGAATCTTAAGAAAAATGCCCTATAATCATAGAAATAAATAGATTAACTGTATATTTTTGTACATACTTTCTGAAAAAAATTGCATTCACTGTTAGGTGGAAAAGAGGTAAAACAAATTTAATAAGGGACTTATTTTCTTCATGGCAATTTCAGATGCCTTTGGAAAAGCAGATCAAAAAGGAAGCTTATGAATAGTAGCATTTAATGTGGTTTTCTAATTTACACTGTATTATAAAGGTGAATTAaagatatattcattcattttatcagTGGATTATGTTGCTTTCATTTGTCCATCTTTTTATTACATTTGAATATCTGTTGTCCtcattcatcttttatttttagtaaaatggGAATGGAATGAGGactttcaatataaaaaaattaagaatatcaaCTACTGTTGTACCTACCAAGAATCAGATTTTGTGTTACATTTTATCTACttcattgtatatttgaaaggaaATGGAGGTTCTTATTTGTGGTGACCTTGAAATCTTGGACAaatgtttatgtatgtatatatgtatgtatgtattcaaTCATTCAACAAAGGTTTTTTAAGCATCTTTGTTGGATACTGTGATACAGtaatatatgttattatatatagtgtctatattatatataataagaaGAATAAGCAATGGTTCCTAACCTCAAGCGACTTTGGTCTTAAAGGGTAAGACTAAGAGACAAATAATAATTCAAAGACAGGGGATGATAAGGAGGTTTACAAAATAACATTGGAGGTCATATGAAAATTGATTTATCCTGTAAAGTATTTTCTTGTTAGAGAAGCTTTTGGAAGCTATCGCTCACTACATGGGAATTAACTCCATGTTGGAGTGCATTTGTATATATAgataaaatgattagaaaaaataaatatcaaaatatggACAGGACATCAACCTCGAAATAATGTTGCAAAATTGGCAAACTGAGCAttaatatgcaaagaaatagccATAAAGTTTCAATGGTCACTAGAAATAGTGATGCTTTTATCTGGTTCTATTAgtaatacacaaacacacacactaaatATTTCGATCCTGAAAGATTCCTGATTGAGAACTAGACGAGTGGAAGGAATAAGAATAAGCACTaatttgagaaggaaaaagaattctTCTGGAATGATCTAGAAGTGTTGCCCAGAGAGCAGAAGAGATATTGCCTTAAAAGCTACCTAATTTCATGGAGCATAAAAACCAGAAGTCAATCCCAGAGGGATTTGTGTCAATCACAAAATAAGAGGAAGCTAAAAATAAGAATGTGTTCCAAACACACAGAACACAGCCTGGTACCTACGAGGTGCCCAAGAAAGTTGACTGTG from Ovis aries strain OAR_USU_Benz2616 breed Rambouillet chromosome 7, ARS-UI_Ramb_v3.0, whole genome shotgun sequence includes the following:
- the LOC101116235 gene encoding LOW QUALITY PROTEIN: olfactory receptor 6S1 (The sequence of the model RefSeq protein was modified relative to this genomic sequence to represent the inferred CDS: substituted 1 base at 1 genomic stop codon), which encodes MAPGGNQSSGITEFILAGFPNLNSTKAELFSVFLLVYLLTLTGNVLIVGVIGADTRLQTPMYFFLGNLSCLEILLTSVIIPKMLSNFLSGXNTISFAACITQFYLYFFLGASEFLLLAVMSGDRYLAICHPLRYPLLVNGAVCFRVALACWVGGLLAVLGPTVAVALLPFCEQDAVAQHFFCDSGPLLRLACTNTKELEETDFVLASLVIIASLMITAVPYGHIVLAVLRIPSVSGRQKAFSTCTSHLMVVTLFYGSAIFLYVRPSQSGSVDTNWAVTVVTTFVTLLLNPFIYALRNERVRQALKDVFKKVIAGFWWHLSLAKSFNKKTVR